A genomic region of Paenibacillus sp. PL2-23 contains the following coding sequences:
- a CDS encoding twin-arginine translocase TatA/TatE family subunit, with product MSGIGATGIILLVLLALLLFGPNKLPELGRAFGRTLREFKSGAREMMDEEDRKDSEKSRIEVTRSEHSEKENKRLPD from the coding sequence ATGAGTGGAATTGGTGCAACGGGCATTATCCTGCTTGTGCTGCTGGCGCTGCTGCTGTTCGGACCGAACAAGCTGCCAGAGCTTGGCCGCGCGTTCGGCCGCACATTGCGGGAATTCAAATCCGGAGCTCGCGAGATGATGGACGAAGAGGACCGGAAGGATTCCGAGAAAAGTCGGATTGAAGTGACCCGCTCGGAACATAGCGAGAAGGAAAATAAGCGGCTGCCGGATTAA
- a CDS encoding molybdopterin-binding protein, giving the protein MMNAEIDGNQGGGGSTSLKEVPVHEAIGLRLAHDLTRILPGQFKGRLFKRGHLITEADIPDLLDIGKEHIYIMELGDGDLHEDDAAQRMAQSLADSSLMLSEPHEGKVSLKSPILGLAQIDRGVVEAINRLGEIALATVKTHTVVQAGSALAATRAIPLVVPRAKVEQAEAIAAQYTERHGKAPITVRPLRSMRAGLLTTGSEVFKGRIQDKFGPAVAAKLSALGSEVAEQRFAPDDRQTIVKEILYLLDQGYDMILVTGGMSVDPDDRTPGAIGAAGAEIVSYGTPMLPGSMLLMGYLGEVPIMGLPGCVMHDPYTSFDVLLPRILAGDRITREDIIELGYGGFLGC; this is encoded by the coding sequence ATGATGAATGCGGAAATAGATGGAAATCAAGGAGGAGGCGGGTCCACCAGCCTGAAGGAGGTTCCGGTGCACGAGGCCATTGGACTCAGGCTGGCGCATGACCTGACCCGTATCCTACCGGGACAGTTCAAGGGAAGACTGTTCAAGCGCGGGCATCTCATTACAGAAGCCGACATTCCGGATTTGCTGGATATCGGCAAGGAGCATATCTACATTATGGAGCTTGGCGATGGGGATTTGCACGAGGATGACGCGGCTCAGCGGATGGCGCAATCGCTGGCAGATTCCTCGCTTATGCTGTCGGAGCCCCATGAAGGGAAGGTCAGTCTTAAATCTCCGATACTTGGTCTTGCCCAGATCGACCGGGGCGTTGTCGAAGCGATCAACCGTCTGGGCGAAATCGCTCTAGCGACGGTGAAGACGCATACGGTTGTTCAAGCTGGATCAGCTCTGGCTGCGACGAGAGCGATTCCGCTTGTTGTGCCCCGCGCCAAGGTAGAGCAGGCGGAGGCGATTGCCGCCCAATATACCGAGCGGCACGGTAAGGCACCGATTACTGTCCGCCCATTACGGAGCATGCGGGCAGGCTTGCTGACGACTGGCAGCGAGGTGTTCAAGGGAAGGATTCAAGATAAATTTGGACCGGCCGTGGCAGCTAAGCTGTCCGCGCTTGGCTCAGAGGTCGCTGAGCAGCGCTTCGCGCCTGACGATAGACAAACAATTGTCAAGGAAATCCTCTACTTGCTGGACCAAGGCTATGATATGATATTGGTAACAGGCGGAATGTCGGTAGATCCGGATGATCGTACGCCTGGCGCGATTGGAGCGGCGGGCGCAGAGATCGTCAGCTACGGAACGCCGATGCTGCCGGGTTCCATGCTGCTTATGGGCTATCTGGGCGAGGTGCCCATTATGGGCTTGCCTGGCTGCGTGATGCATGATCCTTATACTTCATTCGACGTCCTGCTGCCAAGAATTCTGGCGGGCGATCGAATAACGCGAGAGGATATTATTGAATTAGGGTACGGCGGCTTCCTCGGCTGCTAG
- a CDS encoding MogA/MoaB family molybdenum cofactor biosynthesis protein, with protein sequence MQWKVAMLTASDKGSRGEREDTSAQVIRELVEEELGGVIVDYRIVPDEQDEIMAAIIEMTEYYQADLVLTTGGTGLAPRDITPEATLKVIDREVPGLAEAMRMGALQKTRRAMLSRGVCGIRGSSLIVNLPGSPKGVHESLMAIMDQLPHALGILSGQLGEHNG encoded by the coding sequence ATGCAGTGGAAGGTTGCTATGTTGACGGCAAGTGACAAGGGCTCGCGAGGAGAACGGGAGGATACGAGCGCTCAGGTTATCAGAGAGCTGGTCGAGGAGGAGCTGGGCGGCGTTATCGTGGATTATCGTATTGTGCCTGACGAGCAGGACGAGATCATGGCGGCCATCATCGAGATGACGGAATATTATCAAGCGGATCTTGTGCTTACGACGGGCGGTACGGGGCTCGCTCCAAGGGATATTACGCCTGAAGCGACGCTGAAGGTGATTGACCGTGAGGTGCCGGGCTTGGCTGAAGCCATGAGAATGGGCGCCTTGCAGAAGACCAGGCGAGCTATGCTGTCCCGAGGCGTCTGCGGCATTCGCGGCAGCTCACTGATCGTCAACCTTCCAGGCAGCCCGAAGGGCGTCCATGAAAGCTTGATGGCGATTATGGATCAGCTGCCTCATGCGCTTGGCATATTGTCCGGTCAACTGGGGGAGCATAACGGATGA
- the moaC gene encoding cyclic pyranopterin monophosphate synthase MoaC, with the protein MELTHFNEQGRARMVDISDKEITVREATAQTTVRMYRETLERIKAGTIGKGDVLAVAQVAGVMAAKKTSDWIPMCHPLALTGINIAFSDNGLDELYIEGTVRTKGKTGVEMEALTAVSAAALTVYDMCKALQKDMVIGPTQLMAKTGGKSGDYQRLDNPQS; encoded by the coding sequence ATGGAACTAACCCATTTCAATGAACAGGGCCGGGCCAGAATGGTGGATATCTCCGATAAGGAGATTACCGTCCGCGAGGCGACCGCCCAAACGACGGTACGCATGTATCGGGAAACGTTGGAGAGAATCAAGGCAGGCACAATTGGCAAGGGTGATGTGCTTGCGGTTGCTCAGGTTGCAGGAGTTATGGCAGCAAAAAAAACGTCAGACTGGATTCCGATGTGCCATCCGCTGGCGCTTACAGGCATTAATATTGCGTTCAGCGATAACGGGCTGGACGAGCTTTACATAGAAGGTACTGTTCGGACAAAAGGCAAAACAGGGGTAGAAATGGAGGCGCTCACGGCGGTATCCGCGGCGGCGCTTACCGTATACGATATGTGCAAGGCTCTGCAGAAGGACATGGTCATCGGTCCGACCCAGCTTATGGCCAAGACGGGCGGCAAGAGCGGGGATTATCAGCGGCTGGACAACCCACAATCATAA
- a CDS encoding 5-formyltetrahydrofolate cyclo-ligase: protein MIRESEQPDKKTLRKQWASTRDALGAEWREQASVEASARLAAWVEAQGIGTVMVYSSFRSELDLRAFIERCWQMSVEVILPRCKPADYSMGLYAFTEWEQLKSGAYGIMEPDPSRMTELPGSRWPELVVVPGLAFDRMGGRMGYGAGYYDRYAEAANRSAAEQGVRIWWIGAGFEAQLVERVPMEGHDLRLDGVVTEKAIYLRDSFMDSRSISEGGGRNGTNPFQ, encoded by the coding sequence ATGATACGGGAATCGGAGCAGCCGGACAAAAAAACGCTTAGAAAGCAGTGGGCGAGCACGAGAGACGCGCTAGGCGCCGAATGGCGAGAGCAAGCCTCCGTCGAGGCCAGCGCAAGGCTAGCGGCATGGGTGGAGGCGCAAGGCATTGGGACTGTCATGGTCTACTCTTCCTTCCGCAGTGAGCTTGACCTGCGAGCTTTCATAGAAAGGTGCTGGCAGATGTCAGTGGAGGTTATCCTGCCTCGCTGCAAGCCTGCTGATTATTCGATGGGGCTGTATGCCTTCACAGAATGGGAGCAGCTTAAGTCCGGCGCGTACGGCATTATGGAGCCCGACCCCAGCAGGATGACGGAGCTTCCTGGCTCGAGATGGCCGGAGCTGGTCGTTGTCCCTGGCCTCGCTTTTGATCGTATGGGCGGCCGGATGGGATACGGAGCGGGCTATTATGACCGTTACGCCGAAGCTGCGAATCGCAGCGCTGCCGAGCAAGGTGTGAGGATTTGGTGGATAGGTGCAGGATTTGAGGCGCAGCTTGTAGAACGTGTACCGATGGAAGGGCATGATCTTCGCTTGGACGGCGTTGTGACTGAGAAGGCGATCTATCTTCGGGATTCATTCATGGATTCGCGCAGCATATCAGAAGGGGGCGGCAGGAATGGAACTAACCCATTTCAATGA
- a CDS encoding ABC-F family ATP-binding cassette domain-containing protein, with protein sequence MLLQVSHISKSYGVSPILSQISMQVLEKERIGLVGVNGAGKSTLLKIIAGEITPDSGDIHKPKDLKLGYLAQNSGLQSDRSIIEEMRAVFAHLLQAEQELRELEIQIADPNLHADEKKYADILDRYAKRSDWFKENGGFEINTRINSVLHGMGFGSFDPATPISTLSGGQKTRLALARILLQAPDLLMLDEPTNYLDIETLTWLESYLRGYPGAIVVVSHDRYFLDALADTIIEIERHQAKRYTGNYSRYLELKAADYETNLKHYEKQQEEIERMEQFIQRNIVRASTTKRAQSRRKALEKMERVDKPLGDLKKAHFSFEIERMSGKDVLTVEGLSVDFPGREKPLFRNVSMKLTRGETVALIGPNGIGKSTLLKTLVGQQEATTGIIQFGAHVKLGYYDQEHTRLNPQNTILEELWSEYPHLEETRIRTVLGNFLFSGEDVLKRISSLSGGEKARVSLSKLMLAEANLLILDEPTNHLDLFSKEVLESALLDYEGTLLFISHDRYFLNKMAERIVELSPDGITHFLGNYDEMLDKKRELEEEEQEANASRNAAKRPPGAAAAPAPTSYEAEKQAKREERNRQRKAEQLEAEIAALEAQISELEESLADPEVFGDYKKVQELQVEIETKRSALAQAYEQWEQYM encoded by the coding sequence ATGTTATTGCAAGTATCCCATATATCCAAGAGCTATGGCGTAAGCCCTATTCTGTCCCAAATCTCCATGCAGGTGCTGGAGAAGGAGAGGATTGGCCTTGTTGGCGTCAACGGCGCAGGCAAGTCCACTCTGCTCAAAATTATAGCCGGCGAGATTACCCCCGACTCCGGCGACATTCATAAGCCGAAGGACCTGAAGCTTGGGTATCTCGCGCAGAACAGCGGACTGCAATCCGATCGTTCTATTATAGAGGAGATGCGCGCGGTGTTCGCCCATCTTCTGCAGGCCGAGCAGGAGCTTCGCGAGCTGGAGATCCAGATTGCCGATCCTAACCTGCACGCCGACGAAAAAAAATATGCCGATATACTGGATCGTTACGCCAAACGCTCCGATTGGTTCAAGGAAAACGGCGGCTTCGAGATCAACACGCGTATTAACAGCGTGCTTCATGGCATGGGCTTCGGCAGCTTTGATCCCGCCACCCCGATATCCACATTAAGCGGAGGACAGAAGACGCGGCTTGCGCTGGCGCGCATCCTTCTACAGGCTCCGGACCTGCTAATGCTCGATGAGCCTACCAACTACCTGGACATCGAGACGTTAACCTGGCTGGAGAGCTACCTTCGCGGCTATCCCGGCGCGATTGTCGTCGTCTCTCATGATCGTTATTTCCTCGACGCGCTTGCCGACACCATTATTGAAATCGAGCGTCATCAGGCCAAACGGTATACGGGCAACTACAGCCGTTACCTGGAGCTCAAGGCGGCGGATTACGAAACGAATCTGAAGCATTACGAGAAGCAGCAGGAAGAGATTGAGAGAATGGAGCAGTTCATTCAGCGCAATATTGTCCGAGCTTCAACAACGAAGCGCGCTCAGAGCCGCCGCAAAGCGCTGGAGAAGATGGAGCGTGTGGACAAGCCTCTCGGCGACTTGAAGAAGGCTCATTTCTCATTCGAGATTGAACGAATGTCAGGCAAGGATGTGTTAACTGTCGAAGGGCTGTCCGTCGACTTCCCGGGACGGGAGAAGCCTCTATTCCGCAATGTGAGCATGAAGCTGACGAGAGGCGAGACGGTTGCTCTGATCGGACCTAATGGCATAGGCAAATCGACGCTGCTGAAGACGCTGGTGGGACAGCAGGAGGCAACAACTGGCATTATCCAATTCGGCGCGCATGTGAAGCTTGGCTATTACGATCAGGAGCATACGCGGCTCAATCCGCAGAACACCATTCTGGAGGAGCTGTGGAGCGAATATCCCCATCTGGAAGAAACGCGTATTCGTACCGTATTGGGGAACTTCCTGTTCAGCGGCGAAGACGTGCTGAAGCGGATCTCTTCCTTAAGCGGCGGCGAGAAGGCTCGCGTATCCTTGTCGAAGCTTATGCTTGCCGAAGCCAATCTGCTCATTCTGGATGAGCCGACCAACCATCTCGACTTATTCAGCAAGGAAGTGCTGGAGTCCGCCCTGCTGGATTATGAAGGCACCCTGTTATTCATTTCCCATGACCGATATTTCCTTAATAAGATGGCCGAGCGTATTGTCGAGCTGAGTCCAGATGGCATCACGCATTTCCTGGGAAATTATGACGAAATGTTGGACAAGAAACGCGAGCTGGAAGAGGAGGAGCAGGAAGCGAACGCCTCTCGCAACGCCGCCAAAAGACCGCCCGGAGCAGCAGCCGCCCCGGCGCCTACCTCCTATGAAGCCGAGAAGCAGGCTAAGCGAGAGGAACGGAATCGTCAGCGCAAGGCTGAGCAGCTGGAGGCTGAGATCGCAGCGCTGGAGGCGCAAATCTCCGAGCTAGAGGAAAGTCTTGCTGATCCCGAAGTGTTCGGCGATTATAAGAAGGTGCAGGAGCTTCAGGTTGAGATCGAAACCAAACGTTCAGCGCTGGCCCAGGCCTATGAGCAATGGGAGCAATATATGTAG
- a CDS encoding response regulator transcription factor — MIRILLVDDHPSVVEGTRTMIEQDDEMKVTVALSALEAMDNVKNETFDIILCDLNMPAISGLELTKRLIQNDPECKVIIYSGYEIGTHFNLLVESGVSGFISKTASREQLHNAIRSALRGEAVIPISLLKQLRRNEVAISRAELSIEDVSINDREIAILNEVATGISNKELATLLHVSQRNVEYQLTKIFEKLNVRSRSEAIREAKRLGLISLEKY, encoded by the coding sequence GTGATTCGTATCTTATTAGTTGATGATCATCCATCGGTTGTTGAAGGAACAAGAACGATGATTGAGCAGGATGACGAAATGAAGGTCACGGTTGCGTTGTCGGCGCTGGAAGCCATGGACAATGTCAAGAACGAGACATTCGACATTATATTATGCGATTTGAATATGCCGGCCATTAGCGGACTGGAGCTGACCAAGCGGCTGATTCAGAATGATCCGGAATGCAAGGTTATCATCTATTCCGGCTATGAGATTGGAACACACTTTAACCTGCTGGTGGAATCGGGCGTGTCCGGCTTCATATCCAAGACTGCTTCACGCGAGCAGCTGCATAATGCCATACGCTCCGCGCTTAGAGGCGAGGCGGTCATTCCAATCTCTCTGCTGAAGCAGCTTCGACGGAATGAAGTAGCCATCTCCCGGGCGGAATTGTCGATTGAGGACGTGTCGATTAATGATAGGGAGATAGCCATTCTGAATGAGGTAGCTACAGGCATCAGCAACAAGGAGCTTGCTACCCTGCTGCATGTTAGCCAACGGAATGTCGAGTATCAGCTTACCAAGATTTTTGAGAAGCTGAACGTACGCTCCCGTTCCGAAGCGATACGGGAAGCGAAGCGGCTCGGGCTGATCAGCCTTGAGAAATATTAG
- a CDS encoding ATP-binding protein, whose amino-acid sequence MKAADESYVVQSVEPASQGKVMGIRPGDRIVEVNGEPAHLYGNVYKYHSVEYADNVLVVHADGTSALIRFPKGWTNEHTATELLLQLYIPGISLLIFFAFSGFLYAKRKNDPAARTLILFFMSIGFGYYSSAASYRSDPVGLSIIYTVLPAIPLIFMHFMNIYLKRFDERFISKAFLRALFVIAGSVSFISLVYIWTDLFQFEVLSSIKMAYSGVILLGNALCMYWLAYKFIKHRRSKLKSLFTITLVSHLVAFTPFTTMNLLPLLLGQKQIMPAAFTALFLFVLPIVYFYLSTSNQLFDIDFILTRFKYYTALSLLPAFLVSGAALFMLDMNKDEDLWSNWFPLGLALFIGMTLFLYAKEQIDHRFRPKIFKAMYSYQDSLDRFSRSIAKVMKQSDLEAVLKGEISSLLPVNRITFLVVDPSEQAVYPSSTNDEESITADFLLGIVNSLKLGELIDLPYGLGMVIGKQRSRYHILWIGMKTNHTRFNSDEMRWLKTMANYSSVVFENLYLIEGLIEDLESEVRKEQTTSPWVLRMLFCLSENERRKLAADLHDSALQDQLIWYRKLEAVMMDHPISDKLGDELEQIKEGLLDVIHQIRETCNELRPPLLKEMGVVEAVESIIEHMQMRVNFDVRFRSTSFLETMDEEQITAIYRIVQELLRNADKHANAKVVQLELELREGTIYFRYKDDGVGMELNQMTESFEHMGLSGIKERVASLEGDISFYSERDQGLEVIILMPLIMSNGLSERGISRDSYLIS is encoded by the coding sequence ATGAAGGCAGCGGATGAAAGCTACGTTGTGCAATCCGTGGAGCCTGCGAGCCAAGGGAAGGTAATGGGTATTCGGCCGGGCGACCGGATTGTGGAAGTGAATGGCGAGCCCGCGCATTTGTACGGCAACGTATACAAATATCATTCGGTAGAGTATGCGGACAATGTGCTGGTGGTTCATGCGGACGGCACAAGCGCTCTGATCCGTTTCCCCAAAGGCTGGACGAATGAGCATACAGCGACCGAGCTGCTGCTTCAATTATATATACCTGGCATTTCGTTATTGATCTTTTTTGCGTTCTCAGGCTTTCTATACGCGAAACGGAAGAATGACCCAGCGGCCAGGACTTTAATTCTTTTTTTTATGTCAATCGGTTTTGGTTATTATAGCTCTGCGGCGTCATACCGCAGCGATCCGGTGGGCCTGTCCATTATTTATACCGTTCTGCCCGCCATTCCCCTTATCTTTATGCATTTCATGAATATATATTTGAAGCGATTTGATGAGCGATTTATAAGCAAGGCGTTTCTGCGCGCGTTATTTGTTATTGCGGGCTCAGTAAGCTTCATTAGTCTTGTGTATATTTGGACGGATCTATTCCAGTTCGAAGTGCTTTCATCCATTAAGATGGCTTATAGCGGGGTTATCCTGCTCGGGAATGCCCTGTGCATGTACTGGCTGGCCTACAAGTTCATCAAGCACAGACGCAGCAAGCTGAAGTCGTTGTTCACGATTACGCTGGTTTCGCATCTTGTGGCGTTTACGCCGTTCACGACCATGAATCTGCTGCCGCTCCTGCTTGGGCAGAAGCAGATCATGCCCGCGGCCTTCACCGCGCTGTTTTTGTTTGTTCTGCCCATTGTCTATTTCTATCTATCCACGTCGAACCAGCTGTTCGACATTGATTTTATATTAACCAGATTCAAATATTATACCGCCTTGTCCTTACTGCCGGCTTTTCTGGTATCGGGAGCGGCGTTGTTCATGCTGGATATGAATAAGGATGAAGACTTGTGGTCCAACTGGTTTCCGCTTGGCTTGGCTTTGTTCATTGGCATGACCTTGTTTCTATACGCCAAGGAGCAGATCGACCATCGGTTCCGACCGAAAATATTCAAAGCCATGTACAGCTATCAGGACAGCTTGGATCGCTTCTCCCGCAGCATCGCCAAAGTTATGAAGCAGTCTGATCTGGAAGCGGTGCTCAAGGGAGAGATCAGCTCCCTTCTGCCGGTCAATCGTATTACCTTCCTGGTGGTGGATCCATCGGAGCAAGCCGTCTATCCCAGCTCGACCAACGATGAAGAGAGCATCACCGCGGATTTCCTTCTTGGCATTGTGAACTCGCTGAAGCTGGGCGAATTGATTGATCTGCCATATGGTCTGGGCATGGTCATCGGGAAGCAGCGCTCCCGCTATCATATATTGTGGATCGGTATGAAGACGAACCACACACGCTTCAATTCGGATGAGATGAGATGGCTGAAGACGATGGCTAATTATTCAAGCGTCGTCTTTGAGAATCTCTATTTAATAGAGGGTTTAATAGAAGATTTGGAATCAGAGGTGCGCAAGGAGCAGACGACCTCGCCTTGGGTGCTGCGGATGCTCTTCTGCTTATCGGAGAACGAGAGGCGCAAGCTGGCTGCCGATTTGCATGATTCCGCTCTTCAGGATCAGTTGATTTGGTACCGGAAGCTGGAGGCTGTTATGATGGATCATCCCATTTCGGACAAGCTGGGGGATGAGCTTGAGCAGATTAAGGAAGGCTTGCTGGATGTCATTCATCAGATTCGGGAAACCTGCAATGAGCTCCGGCCGCCGTTGTTGAAGGAGATGGGCGTTGTGGAGGCAGTCGAATCCATTATCGAGCATATGCAGATGCGGGTAAACTTCGACGTTCGTTTCCGTTCGACATCATTCCTGGAGACCATGGATGAAGAGCAGATTACCGCCATTTATCGGATTGTCCAGGAGCTGCTCCGCAATGCCGACAAGCATGCGAATGCCAAGGTGGTGCAGTTAGAGCTGGAGCTTCGGGAAGGCACCATCTATTTCCGCTACAAGGATGATGGTGTAGGGATGGAGCTGAATCAAATGACAGAGTCGTTCGAGCATATGGGGCTGTCGGGAATCAAGGAGAGAGTAGCGAGTCTGGAAGGCGATATCTCCTTCTATTCCGAACGGGATCAAGGCCTTGAGGTGATTATCCTGATGCCGCTTATTATGTCCAACGGATTATCTGAGAGGGGAATATCGCGTGATTCGTATCTTATTAGTTGA
- the comX gene encoding competence pheromone ComX, which translates to MLKEAIRQLAGSRERFSLAMSGQLQFAGMTAAEQHALLDELAEKDKNNKENGYSYMWD; encoded by the coding sequence ATGTTGAAAGAAGCAATTCGTCAGTTAGCGGGCAGCAGAGAGAGGTTTTCGCTTGCAATGTCGGGACAACTTCAATTCGCCGGCATGACGGCAGCGGAACAGCATGCGCTTCTTGATGAGCTCGCAGAGAAGGACAAGAACAACAAAGAAAACGGGTATTCCTACATGTGGGACTAG
- a CDS encoding polyprenyl synthetase family protein, with translation MSDRKEWKARIGQRMSECIETWFTAEPMRRTALFFLASKLEDNMLFGQLTAIHYGMFSGKGADMDAASAGVELFILASDILDDLEDGDAKDKPWMNVPLASSIHIATALVTLAQQVLLDAAPNDELRGRLAAMTNRQLLRSANGQMLDLENDIRTEEAYLEMIEGKSASLMVWACMAGVMLAGRGWDESVANYAKELGMAAQLSNDARDMLRWDDKSDFLQRKWTLVSIYLLEWDDEQAVWIRDYYGGRLTEADLRDKRELFLQACQQSGASLYGAVVSRMHYNRFAKLVEEMDADEGWKSRLLALTAGYVASEMEL, from the coding sequence ATGTCGGATCGGAAGGAATGGAAGGCGAGAATAGGACAGCGCATGAGCGAATGCATCGAGACTTGGTTTACAGCCGAGCCGATGCGCCGCACGGCGCTGTTCTTTCTTGCGTCCAAGCTGGAGGACAACATGCTGTTCGGGCAATTGACCGCCATTCATTACGGCATGTTCAGCGGCAAAGGAGCGGATATGGATGCGGCATCAGCGGGAGTAGAGCTGTTCATTCTGGCATCGGACATTCTCGACGATCTAGAGGATGGCGACGCCAAAGACAAGCCTTGGATGAACGTGCCGCTTGCGAGCTCGATACATATCGCGACAGCACTTGTTACGCTTGCCCAGCAGGTGTTGCTTGATGCGGCCCCGAATGACGAGCTGCGGGGAAGGCTGGCGGCTATGACGAACCGGCAGCTGCTTCGTTCCGCGAATGGCCAGATGCTGGATCTCGAGAACGATATTCGGACGGAAGAGGCTTATCTCGAGATGATTGAAGGGAAATCGGCTTCACTCATGGTCTGGGCTTGCATGGCCGGCGTCATGCTGGCGGGGCGCGGCTGGGACGAGAGCGTGGCGAATTATGCGAAGGAGCTCGGCATGGCGGCCCAGCTAAGCAACGATGCCAGAGATATGCTGAGATGGGACGACAAAAGCGACTTCCTCCAACGCAAATGGACGCTGGTCTCGATCTATCTCCTGGAATGGGACGATGAGCAGGCTGTCTGGATTCGAGATTATTATGGGGGCCGGCTGACGGAAGCTGATCTTAGGGACAAGAGAGAGCTGTTTCTTCAAGCTTGCCAGCAATCAGGCGCCAGCCTCTATGGTGCGGTTGTGAGTCGAATGCACTATAATCGGTTCGCGAAGCTTGTCGAAGAGATGGACGCGGACGAAGGCTGGAAGAGCAGGCTGCTGGCGTTAACGGCAGGCTATGTGGCAAGTGAAATGGAGCTATAA
- a CDS encoding ABC transporter ATP-binding protein — MDKAAIIQVDSIGKAYDGNNAVKQLSFQVRQGELFGMIGKNGAGKSTLLELLSCHLQPDVGNVRILGLDALLEADKLRRQMNVLAHGSSFVERMTVREAMETIQSAYSGSFDIDSHMERFDLLPYEDKWIRSLPGGVKQLALLAIAIVHDPKLIFLDEPTTGLDAQAKREYWSMLEALRAEGKTIIIASHDMSLMQHCCDRILVLRQGAMAACDSPARLIDSLPGGGLTLEAVYMHFAVGEAGGVGI; from the coding sequence ATGGATAAAGCGGCAATTATTCAGGTGGACAGCATCGGCAAGGCATACGACGGGAATAATGCGGTGAAGCAGCTATCCTTTCAGGTGCGGCAAGGCGAGTTGTTCGGAATGATCGGGAAGAACGGGGCAGGCAAATCCACTCTGCTGGAGCTTCTGTCGTGCCATTTGCAGCCCGATGTCGGGAATGTGCGCATTCTTGGACTGGATGCGCTGCTGGAGGCGGACAAGCTGAGGCGGCAGATGAACGTTTTGGCACATGGCTCCTCTTTTGTCGAGCGAATGACTGTAAGGGAAGCGATGGAGACCATTCAGAGCGCTTATTCCGGAAGCTTCGACATCGATTCACATATGGAGCGGTTCGATCTGCTTCCGTATGAGGACAAGTGGATTCGCAGCTTGCCGGGAGGCGTGAAGCAGCTGGCTCTGCTGGCGATCGCCATCGTGCATGATCCGAAGCTTATCTTCCTGGATGAGCCGACAACAGGACTGGACGCACAGGCGAAGCGGGAGTACTGGTCCATGCTGGAGGCGCTTCGCGCAGAGGGGAAGACTATTATTATCGCGTCGCATGATATGTCCTTGATGCAGCACTGCTGCGATCGGATCCTGGTACTCCGGCAAGGCGCAATGGCCGCATGCGACAGCCCCGCCCGTTTAATCGACAGCCTTCCGGGAGGCGGACTTACGCTGGAGGCCGTATATATGCATTTCGCCGTCGGCGAAGCGGGAGGTGTTGGCATTTAA